The genome window TTTTTTCTTCTTTAGTGCTATGTTTTAAATTTTCAGCAATAATTCTGTCAGGATCAGCAAAAGCATACTGCGCTGTTTCAAAACTAATATTATGTTTTTCCTGATTAGCTTTATTTTTATTATTATCCCATTCAAAATCCACTTAACTACTATTATTAATAACATACAAATATACACATTATTTTTAAATAACAAATATATTTTTTAAGTTGGGGGTAAGGGCAAAGATTTCAAGCAAATTAAAGATTTGAAAAATTCATACATGGTGTTGGATAATATTAAGGTGGGTATCAGGAATAAGATACAGTGGTGGTGGTTTGGGTTTTTGTATTAAAAAGATTTGGATATTAAATGGACATATTGCAATCCTCATTATACGCCATAAATGTCGTACTACAATTTGGCTACTAAAACTCCGCACTACCCACCGTCCTCGGAAAAGGAATTACATCCCGTATATTGCCCATACCGGTAACGAACTGTACCAATCTTTCAAACCCCAGCCCAAATCCGCTGTGCGGAGCAGTACCGAATTTGCGGGTTTCAAGATACCACCAAAGCTCTTTTTCGTCAATGTTGAGCTCTTTGATGCGGTTATAAAGTTTGTCATAGTTTTCCTCTCTCTGCGAACCGCCAATGATCTCACCAATCTGTGGAAACAGTACATCCAATGCCCTTACGGTTTTGCCGCTTGCCCCGCCCGGAGTGTTCGGGGCGGGGTCATCGTTTTGTTTCATGTAAAAGGCTTTGATCTCTTTTGGAAAATCTGTGATCATCACGGGGCTTTTAAAATGCTTTTCTGCCAAATATCGTTCGTGCTCTGTTTGAACATCAAGCCCCCATTCTACAGGGAATTCAAATTTTTGCCCGGAACTTTTTAGGATCCCCATTGCTTCTGTATAACTTATTCTTTCGAATGTTGCACCGGCAACTTTCTTTAATCTTTCCACCAGTTCATTATCATACATTTTGTTGAGGAATTCCAGGTCGTCCTGGCAATACTCCAGCACATAGCTAAGCAGGAACTTCAGAAAATCCTCTGCCAGATCCATGTTGTCGTCAATGTCATAAAACACCATTTCCGGCTCGATCATCCAGAATTCAGCAAGGTGCCGTGTTGTATTTGATTTTTCTGCCCTGAAGGTCGGGCCAAAAGTATAAACCTCAGAAAGCGCTAAAGCTCCCAGTTCGGCTTCTAATTGTCCCGATACCGTAAGGTTGGTCTCTTTACCAAAGAAATCTTTTTTAAATTCAACGGTACCGTCACTTTTTTTAGGAGGTTTTAACAAATCCATCGTTGTGACTCTGAACATTTCACCTCCACCTTCGCAATCAGAACCGGTAATGATAGGTGTGTGTATATAAACAAATCCTTTGTCGTTGAAATATTTGTGAACAGCAAAAGCCAACGCATGCCTTACCCTGAATACTGCTCCAAAAGTATTCGTTCTGGGCCTGAGATGAGCAATTTCACGTAAAAATTCTAACGAATGACCCTTTTTTTGCAAGGGGTAGGTTTCAGGGTCGGCTGTACCATAGATCGAAATGTCTTTCGCCTGGATTTCAACGTTCTGCCCCTTGCCTGATGATTCAACAAGCGTACCCACCACTGAAATACATGCACCGGTAGCAATTTGGCTGCGCAGCTCTTCATCAAACCTGGCTGCATCAACAACAACCTGGATACTGTGAATAATCGAGCCGTCATTCAAAGCGATGAAGGCAATATTTTTGCTGCCCCGCATAGTGCGTACCCAGCCTTCTACTTTAACTTCTCTATCAAACTTCTTTGATATTAAAAGGTCTTTTATTTTTGTTCGTTTCATAACAACGATGCAAATATACGTGAAAATGCCTAAAATTTAAAATACCAAAAATTTTAGTCATTTTAGGCATTTTAGGCATTTTTAATTTATTTAGTATATTGGCATCGGATTATGCAAAAACTTGTTTTAAAACAAACGCTTACCCAGAGGCTTTCACCCCAGCAGATACAATTCATAAAGCTGCTGCAGGTACCTGTTACAGAATTGCAGGCACGGATAGAAGAAGAGCTGGAACACAATCCCGCTTTGGATGAAGGGTCTGAAGAAGATGCTGATGAAGATAATTTTTCTGATGAGGAACCTGAAACAAAAGAAGAAGAGCTTAACGAGATTGATATTGATGACTATATTAGAGATGATGATGTAGATGGATACAATACGTATGGAGACAGGGGTAGTTCAGAAGAACATAAAGAAATACCAATTCCCGTAACTGCTACCCCCACAGAAGCATTATTGACCCAGTTGAGCTTTCTCAAGTTGAATGAAAGGCAAAGCATTATCGGGAAGCAGCTTATTGGGAGTATCGAAAGTGACGGCTATATCAGGCGAGAACTGGAATCTATAGCGAATGATCTTGCTTTTACGCAAAATATAGAGGCAGAAGTTGAAGAGTTGAAGTTTGTATTAAAAAAAATCCAAACTTTTGACCCACCGGGAATAGCTGCACACGACCTTCAGGAATGTTTGCTATTACAGTTAGATCGTAAAGATGGACATGATGCTGCAGTCATTCTGGCAAAAAAGATCCTCGTAGAATATTTTACAGAATTTACCAAAAAGCATTATGATAAAATACAAAAAAAGTTGGAGATAACTGAACAACAATTAAAGGATGCGATTATGCTCATCACCAGGCTCAACCCCAAACCGGGCGGCACAACGATCAGTGCAGCAAAGGCACAGTATGTTGAGCCGGATTATATTTTGACAAACAATAATGGAAAATTGGAACTAACTTTAAATACATGGAATGCCCCGGAGCTAAGAATAAGCCGCTCCTACGCTGAAATGTTTGACACCTATAAGAAAAGTGATAAAAAAGATAAAAAGATGAAGCAGACGGTTGCATTTGTAAAGCAGAAATTGGATGCTGCCAAATGGTTCATAGATGCCATTATACAAAGGCAGCAAACGCTTTTAAAAACCATGAATTCTATCGTTCAATACCAATATGATTATTTTTTAAGTGGTGATGAAAGTAAGCTAAAACCTATGATATTAAAAGATATTGCTGAAAAAATAGATATGGATATCTCTACAGTTTCACGTGTGGCAAATAGTAAATATGTTCAGACAGAATTTGGTGTTTTTCCCCTTAAATCCTT of Cytophagales bacterium contains these proteins:
- a CDS encoding BrnT family toxin is translated as MDFEWDNNKNKANQEKHNISFETAQYAFADPDRIIAENLKHSTKEEKRYFCFGEVNNKIVTVRFTYRGKKIRIFGAGYWREGKEIYEKGNKI
- the asnS gene encoding asparagine--tRNA ligase; this translates as MKRTKIKDLLISKKFDREVKVEGWVRTMRGSKNIAFIALNDGSIIHSIQVVVDAARFDEELRSQIATGACISVVGTLVESSGKGQNVEIQAKDISIYGTADPETYPLQKKGHSLEFLREIAHLRPRTNTFGAVFRVRHALAFAVHKYFNDKGFVYIHTPIITGSDCEGGGEMFRVTTMDLLKPPKKSDGTVEFKKDFFGKETNLTVSGQLEAELGALALSEVYTFGPTFRAEKSNTTRHLAEFWMIEPEMVFYDIDDNMDLAEDFLKFLLSYVLEYCQDDLEFLNKMYDNELVERLKKVAGATFERISYTEAMGILKSSGQKFEFPVEWGLDVQTEHERYLAEKHFKSPVMITDFPKEIKAFYMKQNDDPAPNTPGGASGKTVRALDVLFPQIGEIIGGSQREENYDKLYNRIKELNIDEKELWWYLETRKFGTAPHSGFGLGFERLVQFVTGMGNIRDVIPFPRTVGSAEF
- the rpoN gene encoding RNA polymerase factor sigma-54; this translates as MQKLVLKQTLTQRLSPQQIQFIKLLQVPVTELQARIEEELEHNPALDEGSEEDADEDNFSDEEPETKEEELNEIDIDDYIRDDDVDGYNTYGDRGSSEEHKEIPIPVTATPTEALLTQLSFLKLNERQSIIGKQLIGSIESDGYIRRELESIANDLAFTQNIEAEVEELKFVLKKIQTFDPPGIAAHDLQECLLLQLDRKDGHDAAVILAKKILVEYFTEFTKKHYDKIQKKLEITEQQLKDAIMLITRLNPKPGGTTISAAKAQYVEPDYILTNNNGKLELTLNTWNAPELRISRSYAEMFDTYKKSDKKDKKMKQTVAFVKQKLDAAKWFIDAIIQRQQTLLKTMNSIVQYQYDYFLSGDESKLKPMILKDIAEKIDMDISTVSRVANSKYVQTEFGVFPLKSFFSESISTDSGEEVSNREVKQILREITNNENKNKPHSDDKLAMLLREKGYNIARRTVAKYREQLNIPVGRLRKEIG